Below is a genomic region from Nilaparvata lugens isolate BPH unplaced genomic scaffold, ASM1435652v1 scaffold6382, whole genome shotgun sequence.
AAGCACTAAGGCATCATCTTAAGATGAAAAAAgaccactgaagatgatgccctagtgcattgaaacttaagtttggctcgaataaattatgtggatcTGACAGTAtcttttttatttcaacttaattaaatgaatattttgtagatcaataatcattataaacgttgtttcaaataaaagctttgataatatatttacggtatttttttcataaaaatgtacTCTAGTTTTTGGGGTGCGCATCGTACGCGAGCAAATACAGTAGACTACTTACAATAGACAATTGtatttgtttaatttattcacttacaAACTAACTAGAGCTAAATTCACAATAGTTGGACTGGAGAAATTTAATAACAGAcaagaatttatatgaattttcaactgtgacttctgctaaaatatatatttaaatacaatttttgaaataacagacaagaatttatatgaattttcaactgtgacttctgctaaaatatatatttaaatacaatttttgaaataacagacaagaatttatatgaatattttttcaaatgaataattatgaagtaATTGATATTAGAGGAATAACTGATTTTAGTATGATTATATGTAGAATCAGTGAATTTAGTATCATAGTATGTTTgtgatataatttattaaatattaatataattgatattagAGGAATAACTGATTTTAGTATGATTATATGTAGAATCAGTGAATTTAGTATCATAGTATGTTTgtgatataatttattaaatattaatataattgatattatatttaataaatatatatggtactttaattataataaatttcaagttaatttattattattattattattattgtttcattgAACTCATGTATCAATTCCCTGaacatgaatttttaaaatcactTGAGTTCTTATAATAGACATTACACAAAGGCCTATCAAATACACTCACAGAAGCAAAATAAAGGAACATTGCATAAATcacaaaaatacataaaattgcATTACAATTAAGAAtttaaatattgtattgatagcaCTAATGTAATATCAAAAGTGTAGATGAAAATGTAGCTGCAACTTCATAATCTGGAATTTTTTAGTTCAACTGTGAAACACAacattggaaaaaatgtcatcttATAGTAAAATTATAAGTAGATGATGTTGATCAATATGATGCAATGGTAATGGTACAATATATGACTATTATAATCCCAAAAAATGCCTGACATAACATTCAAGACAACATATAAGTGACTAGAATGCAATAAATGACATAATTCCAACACATTCCTGACATCATGTTCAAGACATATAGTGAAAATGCATCAAGTAACCACACAAAACCTGTTCAAGATGCAACATAGATCTTTCTAAACATGCAATGAACCGGGAACGTACGTAAGAAACAGTGCAAAAACAAATGTTGATCAACTTGTTCTAGAAGCAACAAAGATCATTCAAAGCAAGCACATAGTTAACATGGAGAAAAAGATGTCAGCTTTTGAGAAGATGGGCTGAGATGAATCTGAAACATAGGTCTTGTAAcagaaacaaaataatcaaatacaatgtagataaaaaacacaaattcaaaatgtaaaaTGTTCACTAAACACATGCACAGagtgaaaatgaaagaataacTGAGATCTAATGTATATTTGAGAAGAGATCCTGCGATGAACCTGAAACATATGGTACTTAAAAACAAATgaattgtataatataaattgtaaaatacaataattttaatattagtaACTATTTCATGCACACTAAATAGTTTTGAACATGGTGTACACTGGAGAAGAGAAGCCACGATGGACCTGAAACATATCAAGAAACAGACCGATTGTTCGCCCTACAACATCTATGAGAGTTATTTCTCTCAAAGATACTTATTGGAGAATTCTTGGATTTCTAAAGAATATCTCTAATTTTTTTCAAGGGTCTTTACTTAAAACTAAACTAGGTATAGTTTCATCACTACCTGAACTACCAGGGGTGATGCGCCCTACAGCATCAATGagaattcatttttctcatagACACTTATCAGAGAACCTGAGAACCCTTGAATTTCTCAAGacctccaatttttttcaagggTCTTTACTTAAAACTAAACTAGGTATAGTTTCATCACTACCTGAACTACCAGGGGTGATGCGCCCTACAGCATCAATGAGAATTCCTTTTTCTCATAGACACTTATCAGAGAACCTGAGAACCTTGAATTTCTCAAGacctccaatttttttcaagggTCTTTACTTAAAACTAAACTAGGTATAGTTTCATCACTACCCGAACTACCAGGGGTGATGTGCCCTACAGCATCTATGAGAGTTCCTTTTTCTCAAAGACACTTATCAGAGAACCTGAGAACCCTTGAATTTCTCAAGacctccaatttttttcaagggTCTTTACTTAAAACTAAACTAATCTAAACTAGGTATAGTTTCATCACTACCCGAACTACCAGGGGTGATGTGCCCTACAGCATCAATGAGAATTCCTTTTTCTCATAGACACTTATCAGAGAACCTGAGAACCCTTGAATTTCTCAAGacctccaatttttttcaagggTCTTTACTTAAAACTAAACTAGGTATAGTTTCATCACTACCCGAACTACCAGGGGTGATGTGCCCTACAGCATCAATGagaattcatttttctcatagACACTTATCAGAGAACCTGAGAACCTTGAATTTCTCAAGacctccaatttttttcaagggTCTTTACTTAAAACTAAACTAGGTATAGTTTCATCACTACCCGAACTACCAGGGGTGATGTGCCCTACAGCATCAATGAGAATTCCTTTTTCTCAAAGACACTTATTAGAGAAACCTTTGAAAATCTCAAGAATATCTCCAAGAGTCTTGACTTAACACTAAACTAAACTATGGCACTACCAGAACCACCAGAAATGAATGTCTATGCCCTACAGTATCTATGAGAGTATATTACTCTCAATAATacttagtagagtagagtggaaGAGATCCTagaatttctcaagaatatctccACTTTCCAGCATCTCTAAGGGTCATCTACCCTCTTTGATGTAAATTGTCTTATAGACTGAATAACTCTCTTATTACTTATAGACTGAATTGCATGCAAGTTAACTCCTAAATTAGGTTAGAAATCAGTTCAACCCCAAGCTATCAAAGATAGCATTGATCTCAagttccccgccaactagcaaaggctagaggctgtaTTATCCcttcccccgccaactagcaaaggctagaggctacactttctcatcccccgccaactagcaaaggctagaggctacactttctgatcccccgccaactagcaaaggctagaggctgtaTTATCCcttcccccgccaactagcaaaggctagaggctacactttctcatcccccgccaactagcaaaggctagaggctacactttctcatcccccgccaactagcaaaggctagaggctgtaTTATCCcttcccccgccaactagcaaaggctagaggctatactttccctttccccgccaactagcaaaggctagaggctatactttctcatcccccgccaactagcaaaggctagaggctatactttccctttccccgccaactagcaaaggctagaggctacactttctcatcccccgccaactagcaaaggctagaggctacactttctcatcccccgccaactagcaaaggctagaggctatactttgcTAATATTGATTCagtcttaaatttaaacttAGATCTATGATGTCTTAATTCTAATTCTTAACTCAACAAATTCTATTATCCCCTTTCCTAAGTTTGCTGAAGGCACTGTCATCTAATATTTGCACTGCCAGTCTCATAGAACAGATCAGACCAGGCCACAGTGTAATAGTACTCCACCTGCTCATCAAATTAGTGCTGTACTGAGcccgcaaccatcatgaaaaagctGTGGAGCCACCACAAAGGGCactgatcagaaatgaaatactcgACTGACAACTGCAAATATCCTATGGGGACCCTAACCACTCAAGACCCAATTCATGGTGATTGTCTTACTTCACAGTCAACCACAAACCACAAACAAACAGTGCACAAGTCCGTCTAGTTGTTGGCACGGAAATGCGATCTGCAGGTCTATGACTCCTAACTTGAAAGCACCCATTGGACTCAGAACCAACCAGACGGAACTTGACACTGCCGAGAGGGTAGGGCTGAACTGTTTTATAATAGTAACCACCACAAACATCCCTAACATCTGTGTTATGGGAAAGTGTTAGGAAATTCTAGCCTgtcataatataaataatagataaCTCATACCAAATTCACCAATCCATATCTTCATTATTGTAGTAGAGCTGGTCTTCATGAATAACTGAGGTCTTCTCATAATCTTTACTTCAGGTGCATACCAGTCCTGGAGGAATGAAAAACTAGTTTAATAATCACAATATATTGATAAATAGTGTGTTTTGTCAACTTTATAACTATAATAgatattatatgattatattttatggaatagaaatttattttcttattctagtttgtttctcaaatttaaaaGACCAAACTAATTAGAAAAATACAGAATTTTAGAAAAGTACGCCTAAAAAAGATAACttgatcaaataatattgaatttatataactataaaaaacaaaacattgtaaatatcataAGTAGAGCAAACTATGTGAAAGTTTACATTGGCTGGCtttcattgaaataatcaaattatgcaTTAATATAGACTAGCATGATttggctgtgcaaaggctaaaaataaactttctacttgtgatatttttctaaattttttgatttgtatatcatcaagctatcaaaatggaaaagtttcctcaagaaaacattttttccgatcatctctttttgagatatgagcgcctaaagtttgaatttttgggacagaacatttcaaattcggtatgttataaatccatgagatttagaggatagattcttcatggtattgttgatctagtaaaacaaagaTTCTCTGAAATTagcaatttttgaaaaagttattcaatttaccaaaaataactcaactaaaagttatttttggttatttttagtagattgaataactatcttgtaaatagatattttcagaaaatttttgttttactagatcaacaataccatgaagaatctatcctctgaatctcatggatttatctcttaccgaatttaaaatgACCTGTCCCaagaatttaaacttcagggactcatatctcaaaaagtaatgattgggaaaaaaatgttttcctgagaaaacttttttatttcgatagcttgatgatatacaaatcgaaaaactttgaaaaatatcaccagtagaaagtttatttttaacctTAGCACAgcattaaattaaaattataagacaatttgttgtttcaaaatatattttgaaatcttTGAGAAGGCTAATAGCTatgctcaaaaatatttttaaaactgaattattgaaatagaaaattggaAGTAAATTTACTTTATACTGTATGtggtaatttcaaaatttcaacaaaGTTGAAGTTGAATTCATAATAGCAACCGGCTAAAAAGAAATCTTCAaagaaatttcatttcaaaattaaaatttacatttgaaaaaagatACTTCAACTAACCTTTAAAGCAAAGAATTATACTGTTTCACATTTACTTCGATAGCCACTAAATTATCACTTCATTTGATTGTATACTTCACTAATTAAATACTGATTGAAAGAACATCGCAAAACGACTTTCACAATTCACAACTTCACTCAACTTACTTCACTGGACTCACACTCGTGGACTGAGCACAACACAACTGACAGAATTTGTTGTCTCATGTCTGCTTAATATCCAGCTGATCGTGACTTCCACTGCCTGGTACCTGCTCAGCTGTTTCATCAGTGATGTAGAATATTGTTATCATAGGAAAAGTCACACGATTACCAATGttaattgttgaataaatacTCTCAAtaacttaaaaaaatattcatgaaaCATGATACTATTTTCTTCCTTTTAAATTAGAATTTTGAAGTTAAACCATTCTGAAAGCACCCTATctgaaaaaactattttcaaaaagtTGAAATTGCTCGCACAGACAGAGAACGTTTCACAGTTATTCGAAAAgtgaaatctaaatttgaattatcaatatttttgtgtattgCTAGCTGAATAAGGTCAACACCATTCGCTGGCCTATATAGCAAGCTGGCCCAGCTTGCAATTTCACCAGCGTTGGCAAACAACCCAACCGCACATTGGCCTTCATTAGTTCAATATGTCGATGCAACTTTCCTCTTTTGGTTTCTTCaccttttttgtatttattttaaatattatcaatttgataataaaCACATTACACATCAACTTCTGTCCAGTCATCGGCAAATCCAGAGATGACTGGACGTCTCGCCAAGGTTACACCTtgtttttacattttcttggTTCATAAGTTGGTCAACctgtttgtattttaaaatttaaaaattgaggttagtattttgtttatgttttgttgtaGTGCTACAATGTAGTTTGtacaaatttatttgaacaaaCCACATTATTTATCAAACTGTTTTTGTATAGTTTTAGAATCAATTTTGTTTTATATACATCGTGTAAATCTTGTACGAGATGAGCTACATTGGAAATAAAAACTTTCCTAAAAGTAAAGGTTCAACTGATAAACAACGTACAAAAtgtgtcaagttttcaaaagcTTCTGGAGATGACAAACCAGTAGAAAatgacaaaataaaaaagtcTTGTATACGTACAGTGAGCAATACAGACGGATCGGTTAAAAGTTGTTCGTCCTCGGTGATTGGTTTTGATTTGACAGACagcatagattctaaaaatgtaAGTTCTACAAATCAAAGAAAAGCTGACATTGGAAGTGACAAAAACGAGGAAGTATCCTTGGATTTAGAACAAACTGACAACTTCAAGCTTGCTGTTCCTGAACTGTGTACATCTTTAAAGATTGCCAACAATTTGCTGGGCGCTGTCGCATCTGCCAAAGACTTACGACAAGCAAATAGTCGTGAGAAAAATGTTGCACTGGCCAAATCTAAGGTGAGAAAATAGAAGATTGCAATGTATACAGTTTAGTTCAAATCCTTAATTACATTAATTGTATGTATTTTTGTTACAACTACCCCATAATGTTGTGAGGaccaaaataattaaatgaatcaaAGTTCAATTATTGCAGTTTAGCCTAGACTTACAAGAGTAATCTGTAATGCCTCCGTTTTATTCTCGCCAAATATTAAACGTTTCTGGTCGACTTGAATCAGAGCGAAGGCAAGCGGTAGCATAGTAGCGTTCGTCATAATTTGTCACTTGCAAGAGAGAAGTGTTAGCATGACAGCCAAAAAATAGCTTTGAATTACAGGGCTCAGAACCCTCATGCTAGTAAATAGTCAAGTCATCTTCGAAAAATCATAAGGGTATGcattcacattgaatgcgtacttgtgcaagtgcacgcgtgATCATGCATGACTGAGCGCGCATATGAGCTAAACAAGAAAAAagcataaagaaaataaaaatctcagtacccttttttaaaatattttatcacaacatgtttcggtcatttatgccattttcaagtgatatgaattaaactTTTGAGGtgaatttaattcatatcacttgaaaatggaataaatgaccgaaacatgttgtgataaaatattttaaaaaagggtactgagatttttattttctttatatttatattacaagtagccctatacaggaaagagataaataaagaaaaaagctatatagtccagtcaaggaaaggttatagaggaaaatgtttggaagacaatttttgtccCTGCAGCTCTGTGTATAGTAAGGAgttaaacatatcaaaagtccccacctctaactcatgtgctaagaggatgagggtggtttaaaagttgcatttttcagcgtttttttcttccacgctcatatcttgagaacaatgcgttcaaccgacataactaactattcaaaagcttcataaattctctacacttttttcAGTGGAATTtcgtgatattcccaacagttccgaagatattcgctcttgaaggagTGTAATAGTTGAAATAactgttttttactttccttgccctattaccataggtaaggaaagtattgctttccaaaaaaatttaaggtaccccaatttcatgttttctatacgtttcaaggtaccctgagtccaaaaacatgatttttgggtgttggtctgtgtgtgtgtgtctgtgaacacaataactccattcctaatcaaccgattgacttgaaattttaaactcaaggtccttataccatgagaatccgacaataagaaattcaataaaattcaattcaaaatggcggaaaaaatggtggataatgactaaaaaaccatgtttttcacggttttctcgaaaacggctctaacgattttcttgaaatttataccctagatagctatttataagccctatcaactgacaatgaatgagtctcatttctgggaaaattgcaggagctccataatattcttgagaaatatGGCGGacaatcactaaaaaaccatgtttttcacggttttctcgaaaacggctctaacgattttcttgaaatttataccctagatagctatttataagccctatcaactgacaatgaatgagtctcatttctgggaaaattgcaggagctccataatattcttgagaaaaatggcggataatgactaaaaaaccatgtttttcacggttttctcgaaaacggctctaacgattttcttgaaatttataccctagatagctatttataagccctatcaactgacatgagtctcatttctgggaaaattgcaggagctccataatattcttgagaaaaatggcggataatgactaaaaaaccatgtttttcacggttttctcgaaaacggctctaacgattttcttgaaatttataccctagatagctatttataagccctatcaactgacatgagtctcatttctgggaaaattgcaggagctccataatattcttgagaaaaatggcggataatgactaaaaaaccatgtttttcacggttttctcgaaaacggctctaacgattttcttgaaatttataccctagatagctatttataagccctatcaactgacatgagtctcatttctgggaaaattgcaggagctccataatattcttgagaaaaatggcggataatgactaaaaaaccatgtttttcacggttttctcgaaaacggctctaacgattttcttgaaatttataccctagatagctatttataagccctatcaactgacatgagtctcatttctgggaaaattgcaggagctccataatattcttgagaaaaatggcggataatgactaaaaaaccatgtttttcacggttttctcgaaaacggctctaacgattttcttgaaatttataccctagatagctatttataagccctatcaactgacatgagtctcatttctgggaaaattgcaggagctccataatattcttgagaaaaatggcggataatgactaaaaaaccatgtttttcacggttttctcgaaaacggctctaacgattttcttgaaatttataccctagatagctatttataagccctatcaactgacatgagtctcatttctgggaaaattgcaggagctccataatattcttgagaaaaatggcgatattttatttgtagaacagctgttttgacaacttttaaaaaatcctcaagtttcataattcaaacaaaggaaaatgtactctgaaaacaataacaatagtataatcgtagttgtaataaaattatttagctgccaatcggcataatgttattcccctagattatcctcgtttaagaatgaggcttatagatcaatgagcaaggaaagttgtgtgagtgcgccacaccagatttttatccaatgttttgctctttcatggcttataactctccaacaatgcatcatgaAAACTTATACTTATCTTAGaattgtagagcattgaattctctttgaaattatgtattatttcactattccaagtatTCATTTCATTGTTGTGCTGAATGCTGTGTGCAAATCCAGCAAACTTCAACCACCCTATCACCGCCAACTTATAGTGAGATTTAATTTCAACCGTCACCATTAGTCAAATAGGGAACATTGATGCTATGATgattgcaagttaatcagttcataaGTGATAAAGTTTCGTTCGTGTAACTCGTATCCCGTACATGTGCCGGTATTAGCCAACTCCTATCACCTCATTAACAGACTATTactataaactagtagttctgtgaacagtagacctcgcgctcacaGAGACGTAGCAAAGAAACATTAAATAGGCTATATAACATCAAAACAGAAAATGAGTATAAATTTGGTTGGTACTGTAGATTGAAGGAAAAACCAACAACAGTCAAGATAGAAAAAAAGTGATAACggaatataaaatagaaaaggCTCAACTATTGTAATCAACCCATTGTTAGTTTATATACAATGAGTCTATAAAACTaaaagttctgtgaacagtagatctcgtGCTCAGTAAGTTaaattgacctgttgttatgttttctcaaaaaattaataaataatttatcaattaaaaatgtctagaaaaaatccttaataaacatagagctttctgtcctatatcgtaccgtgacgtgtcgtcccggaatgtgagtgtgagcgctgttatcaggtctggctgcaactctgtctacaacgttgatggaaagatacaattttcaagattttcgatgtttttgTACGAGTAgtatcaaagaccttaaataTGCATAgtctcacatgcagcgctagtgtcgtacttggaattgaaatccgccaatgagggggcaacccataagattattacataccaatgccaccaatgcctttgtgatctatagtattacaaatatatttatataatatttcttgctaaaataccccaatggcggccttcaatttcaagtaagagctatcattgggaaggcataggcattgtgggtctatatctcttcaagGTTTCTGGGTAGTATTATGGtgaactgtctactaacgttaatggaaagatacattttcaagatgttcgatgtttttgaacgggtagtattatagtccactagacagctgatttatgatgaataattctatagtctgatttttacggtaatattggcgtatgaagtaggctcctttttccttttatattatcattgaaatgcaaaatttccaaaaaccttgtatataggtcgacgcgcaatttaaaaaggaacatacctgtcaaatttcatgaaactctattaccgcgtttcgccgtaaatgcgcaacattaaaacatttaaacattaagagaaatgccaaaccgtcgacttgaatcttagacctcacttcgctcggtcaattattgttgtgcaagttacaatcaatgtctatttgtagGTAAT
It encodes:
- the LOC111055579 gene encoding uncharacterized protein LOC111055579, encoding MSYIGNKNFPKSKGSTDKQRTKCVKFSKASGDDKPVENDKIKKSCIRTVSNTDGSVKSCSSSVIGFDLTDSIDSKNVSSTNQRKADIGSDKNEEVSLDLEQTDNFKLAVPELCTSLKIANNLLGAVASAKDLRQANSREKNVALAKSKAMVNVPFEEHVFKDLIALNINTDDLICGTRMKSKKLERVKDSEPELSDYFNPSFDNEFIVKCAPVPFEIDKNRLFDGFSLTERARNWEASD